In Rhodoferax koreense, a genomic segment contains:
- a CDS encoding 2-hydroxy-3-oxopropionate reductase: MKIGFIGLGIMGAPMALQLVNAGHQLYYVKRNKINADIAASNAIACATGQEVAEQAEVIITMLPDTPDVEAVLFGKDGVAAGLSAGKTVIDMSSISPIETKAFAKTINALGCDYLDAPVSGGEVGAKAASLTIMVGGTEEAFAKAKPLFELMGKNITHVGGNGDGQTTKVANQIIVALNIAAVGEALLFASKAGADPAKVRQALMGGFASSRILEVHGERMVKRTFNPGFRIGLHQKDLGLALQGARELGVALPQTAGAAQLMQVCAANGWKDLDHSALVKALELMASHEVAKA, translated from the coding sequence ATGAAGATCGGATTCATCGGCCTCGGCATCATGGGCGCGCCCATGGCCTTGCAGCTCGTCAACGCCGGCCACCAGCTGTATTACGTCAAGCGCAACAAGATCAACGCCGACATCGCGGCCAGCAATGCCATCGCCTGCGCCACGGGCCAGGAAGTCGCCGAGCAGGCCGAGGTCATCATCACCATGCTGCCCGACACCCCTGACGTGGAAGCCGTGCTGTTCGGCAAGGACGGCGTGGCCGCGGGGCTCTCGGCCGGCAAGACCGTGATCGACATGAGCAGCATCTCGCCGATCGAAACCAAGGCCTTCGCCAAGACCATCAACGCACTCGGCTGCGACTACCTGGACGCGCCGGTGTCGGGCGGCGAAGTCGGTGCCAAGGCCGCGAGCTTGACCATCATGGTCGGCGGCACCGAGGAAGCCTTCGCCAAAGCCAAGCCCTTGTTCGAACTCATGGGCAAGAACATTACCCACGTCGGCGGCAACGGCGACGGCCAGACCACCAAGGTGGCCAACCAGATCATCGTGGCGCTGAATATCGCCGCCGTGGGCGAAGCCCTGCTGTTCGCCAGCAAGGCCGGCGCCGATCCAGCGAAAGTGCGTCAGGCGCTGATGGGCGGCTTCGCCTCGAGCCGCATCCTCGAGGTGCACGGCGAGCGCATGGTCAAGCGCACCTTCAACCCGGGTTTCCGCATCGGCCTGCACCAGAAGGACCTCGGCCTGGCCCTGCAGGGCGCACGCGAACTCGGCGTCGCGCTGCCGCAGACCGCGGGTGCGGCCCAGCTGATGCAGGTGTGCGCAGCCAATGGCTGGAAAGACCTCGACCATTCCGCCCTGGTGAAGGCGCTGGAACTGATGGCCTCGCACGAGGTGGCGAAGGCCTGA
- the gudD gene encoding glucarate dehydratase produces the protein MPNTSTPLVTDLRVIPVAGRDGMLLNLSGAHGPFFTRNLLILTDNAGRTGVGEVPGGEKIRQTLEDARPLVVGQPIGSHQRVLQEVHQKFADRDAGGRGLQTFDLRTTIHAVTAIESALLDLLGQHLDVPIAALLGEGQQRDAVEMLGYLFYVGDKSKTDLPYNSEPDADNAWSRIRHEAALTPEAIVRLAEAAYERYGFNDFKLKGGALRAEEEIEAIVALHERFPKARVTLDPNGGWLLKDAIRLMRDMRGVVAYAEDPCGAEDGFSGREIMAEFRRATGLPTATNMIATDWRQLTHALSLQSVDIPLADPHFWTMAGSVRVAQTCRDWGLTWGSHSNNHFDVSLAMFTHVAAAAPGRVTAIDTHWIWQDGQRLTKDPLQIRGGLVQVPKKPGLGVELDMAEVEKAHQLYKQHGLGSRDDAMAMQYLIPGWKFDPKKPALDR, from the coding sequence CTTCCACCCCTCTCGTCACCGACCTGCGCGTCATTCCCGTTGCCGGCCGGGACGGCATGCTGCTCAACCTCAGCGGCGCGCATGGCCCGTTTTTCACACGCAACCTGCTGATCCTGACCGACAACGCCGGCCGCACCGGCGTGGGCGAGGTGCCCGGCGGCGAGAAAATCCGCCAGACGCTGGAAGACGCCCGCCCCCTGGTCGTCGGCCAGCCGATCGGCTCGCACCAACGCGTGCTGCAGGAAGTGCACCAGAAGTTCGCCGACCGCGACGCGGGCGGCCGCGGCCTGCAGACCTTCGACCTGCGCACCACGATCCACGCCGTCACCGCCATCGAATCGGCGCTGCTCGACCTGCTGGGCCAGCACCTCGACGTGCCGATCGCCGCGCTGCTCGGCGAAGGCCAACAGCGCGATGCGGTGGAGATGCTGGGCTACCTGTTCTACGTGGGCGACAAGTCCAAGACCGACCTGCCCTACAACAGCGAACCTGATGCGGACAACGCCTGGTCGCGCATCCGCCACGAGGCCGCGCTCACGCCCGAGGCCATCGTGCGCCTGGCCGAGGCGGCCTATGAGCGCTACGGCTTCAACGACTTCAAGCTCAAGGGCGGCGCACTGCGCGCTGAGGAGGAAATCGAAGCCATCGTGGCGCTGCACGAGCGTTTTCCCAAGGCGCGCGTCACGCTCGATCCGAATGGCGGCTGGCTGCTCAAGGACGCGATCCGCCTGATGCGCGACATGCGTGGCGTGGTGGCCTATGCCGAAGACCCGTGCGGCGCCGAAGACGGTTTCTCGGGCCGCGAGATCATGGCCGAGTTCCGCCGCGCCACCGGCCTGCCCACCGCCACCAACATGATCGCCACCGACTGGCGCCAACTGACCCACGCGCTGTCGCTGCAATCGGTGGACATTCCGCTGGCCGATCCGCATTTCTGGACCATGGCCGGCTCGGTGCGCGTGGCGCAGACCTGCCGCGACTGGGGCCTGACCTGGGGCTCGCATTCGAACAACCATTTCGACGTGTCGCTGGCCATGTTCACCCACGTGGCCGCGGCCGCGCCGGGCCGGGTGACGGCCATCGATACCCATTGGATTTGGCAGGACGGCCAGCGCCTGACGAAGGATCCGCTGCAGATCAGGGGCGGCCTGGTGCAGGTGCCCAAGAAGCCTGGCCTGGGCGTCGAACTCGACATGGCCGAAGTGGAAAAGGCACACCAGCTCTACAAACAGCACGGCCTGGGCTCGCGCGACGACGCCATGGCGATGCAGTACCTGATCCCGGGCTGGAAGTTCGACCCGAAGAAGCCGGCGCTGGACCGCTGA
- a CDS encoding MFS transporter, whose translation MNTTTATGAPMSGTQTSLKQDAGVIGLVGLAHMISHFSQLLLAPLFPWLKTDFNASYAELGFLMSVFFVVSCAVQMASGFVVDRFGPRPVLFGGLALLGVSAFGFALSTDYWMLAAVSVVAGVGNGVFHPVDYTLLNRKVSSPRLGHAYSVHGITGNLGWALAPAMLVPLALLFSWRVALASAGLLAFAVLAVLWVNRDKLSLPPPTPTTHKTGVPALEGGSLGFMKIPAVWMCFAFFFFYAMALSVVQAFAPEAARQLHQVPVALVATCLTVYMVCSAGGMVLGGFLAADPARCERIVGFGLGFAALVALVIGFADVSGLAVPALFGLMGFAAGTGGPSRDLIVKRATPANSTGRVYGVVYSGLDIGQAVSPLVFGSLMDHGQYRGVFIGLALVQAVLITTAFNVRKARRTAAAPAQMPAGA comes from the coding sequence ATGAACACCACAACAGCCACCGGTGCCCCGATGTCGGGCACGCAGACCAGTCTCAAACAGGACGCGGGCGTGATCGGCCTGGTCGGCCTCGCCCACATGATCAGCCATTTCAGCCAGCTCCTGCTGGCGCCCCTGTTTCCCTGGCTCAAGACCGATTTCAACGCGAGTTATGCCGAACTCGGCTTCCTGATGTCGGTGTTCTTCGTGGTGTCCTGCGCGGTGCAGATGGCTTCGGGCTTCGTGGTCGATCGCTTCGGCCCGCGGCCCGTGCTGTTCGGCGGCCTGGCCTTGCTCGGCGTGTCCGCTTTCGGTTTCGCGCTGAGCACCGATTACTGGATGCTGGCCGCTGTCTCGGTGGTGGCCGGCGTCGGCAACGGTGTCTTCCATCCCGTGGACTACACGCTGCTCAACCGCAAGGTCAGCAGTCCGCGCCTGGGCCACGCCTACAGCGTGCACGGTATCACCGGCAATCTCGGCTGGGCGCTGGCGCCGGCGATGCTGGTGCCGCTCGCGCTCCTCTTTTCATGGCGCGTCGCGCTGGCCTCGGCCGGCCTCCTGGCGTTTGCCGTGCTGGCGGTGTTGTGGGTCAATCGGGACAAGCTGAGCCTGCCGCCGCCCACGCCGACGACCCACAAAACAGGTGTGCCGGCGCTCGAAGGCGGCAGTCTCGGCTTCATGAAAATTCCGGCCGTGTGGATGTGTTTTGCCTTCTTCTTTTTCTACGCCATGGCGCTGAGCGTGGTGCAGGCCTTCGCGCCGGAAGCCGCGCGGCAGTTGCACCAGGTGCCAGTGGCGCTGGTGGCCACCTGCCTCACGGTGTACATGGTCTGCAGCGCGGGCGGCATGGTGCTTGGCGGCTTTCTCGCGGCCGACCCGGCGCGTTGCGAACGCATCGTCGGCTTCGGTCTGGGTTTTGCCGCGCTCGTGGCGCTGGTGATCGGTTTTGCCGATGTGTCCGGCCTGGCCGTGCCGGCCTTGTTCGGGCTGATGGGCTTCGCCGCCGGCACGGGCGGGCCGTCGCGGGACCTGATCGTGAAGCGCGCCACGCCGGCGAATTCCACCGGCCGCGTCTACGGCGTGGTGTATTCGGGCCTGGACATCGGCCAGGCGGTCTCGCCACTGGTGTTCGGCAGCCTGATGGACCACGGGCAATACCGGGGTGTGTTCATCGGCCTGGCGCTGGTGCAGGCCGTGCTCATCACCACGGCCTTCAATGTGCGCAAGGCGCGGCGCACGGCGGCAGCACCGGCGCAGATGCCGGCCGGCGCCTAG
- a CDS encoding HpcH/HpaI aldolase family protein, with protein sequence MRPNRLREIWQSGGAAVNGWLAIPNGFSAETMAHQGWDSLTIDLQHGVVDYQAMVGMLQAISTTATVPVVRVPWLEPGILMKTLDAGAYGVICPMVNTREDAQKLVAWTHYAPRGTRSFGPIRATLYGGADYPSAANDTIVTFAMIETAAALDNLDDILSVEGLDAIYIGPSDLSLALGCRPVFDDVDDKAQQAIDHILARAKAHGVVAGIHNGTPEGALARVAKGFQFVTVSSDARLMAAGAQQVMASMRAAPPSAGAGSSTY encoded by the coding sequence ATGCGACCGAATCGACTGCGTGAGATCTGGCAATCGGGCGGCGCTGCCGTCAATGGCTGGCTGGCGATTCCGAACGGCTTCTCAGCCGAGACCATGGCCCACCAGGGCTGGGATTCGCTGACCATCGACCTGCAGCACGGCGTGGTCGATTACCAGGCCATGGTTGGCATGCTGCAGGCCATCTCCACCACCGCCACGGTGCCGGTGGTGCGGGTGCCCTGGCTCGAGCCGGGCATCCTGATGAAGACGCTCGACGCGGGCGCCTACGGGGTGATCTGCCCGATGGTCAACACCCGCGAGGACGCGCAGAAACTCGTGGCCTGGACGCACTACGCGCCGCGCGGCACCCGCAGCTTCGGCCCGATCCGCGCCACGCTGTATGGTGGTGCGGACTACCCGTCGGCCGCCAACGACACCATCGTCACCTTCGCCATGATCGAGACCGCGGCCGCGCTCGACAACCTCGACGACATCCTCTCGGTCGAAGGCCTGGACGCGATCTACATCGGCCCGTCCGACCTATCGCTGGCACTCGGCTGCCGGCCGGTGTTCGACGACGTGGACGACAAGGCGCAGCAGGCCATCGACCACATCCTGGCGCGCGCCAAGGCCCATGGCGTGGTGGCCGGCATCCACAACGGCACGCCCGAAGGTGCGCTCGCGCGTGTCGCCAAGGGCTTCCAGTTCGTCACCGTCAGCTCCGACGCGCGGCTGATGGCAGCCGGCGCGCAGCAGGTGATGGCCAGCATGCGCGCCGCGCCACCCTCTGCGGGCGCGGGCTCCTCCACTTACTGA
- a CDS encoding CYTH and CHAD domain-containing protein encodes MEIEFKLAVPAERLEEVEQALRAQKTSRTRLQARYFDTADAALARHGVVLRLRKEGTHWVQTAKAVVEGQGALHRLEHNVTLDGRAAKAVPDPLRHADSPVGKLLGKALGDAACPLGETLSTDIWRLARHERLGETTVELALDVGQVMGGLAEDGRPRSSAVCELELELVQGRVEDLVEIARGWCERHGLWLSTLSKAERGQRLAHAADQGYAVRAEPPQLAGKTGAQVSGPAFQRAVLAACLAQVLPNASELASGNTDAEVVHQLRVGIRRLRTALRELGAFAPEPAPQFDASWEPALTAVFRRLGAQRDTALLLTEMAPRLKAAGAPEIRIPRSGTKAVDIRAVVRAVSFQVALVGLIGLAAPTDQPAPGGDDDLRRLLKKRLRKLQHQLLADGARFESLPVSAQHRMRKRLKRLRYLAEFAAPLFDAKAAAHDIAHLEPAQDALGAFNDANVALARYREAAVKDPGAWFAVGWLVAQQGRMARACRKALQRLGKLHGFWDKAGGG; translated from the coding sequence ATGGAAATCGAATTCAAGTTGGCGGTACCCGCCGAGCGCCTGGAAGAAGTGGAGCAGGCCTTGCGCGCGCAGAAGACCAGCCGCACCCGGCTGCAGGCGCGTTATTTCGACACGGCCGACGCCGCACTCGCCAGGCACGGCGTGGTGCTGCGGCTGCGCAAGGAAGGCACCCATTGGGTGCAGACGGCCAAGGCCGTGGTCGAAGGGCAAGGGGCTTTGCACCGGCTCGAGCACAACGTCACGCTAGACGGCCGTGCCGCCAAGGCCGTGCCCGATCCGCTGCGCCATGCCGATTCGCCGGTCGGCAAGTTACTGGGCAAGGCGCTTGGCGATGCGGCTTGCCCGCTGGGCGAGACCCTGTCCACCGACATCTGGCGCCTGGCCCGACACGAGCGGCTGGGCGAGACCACGGTGGAGCTCGCGCTCGACGTGGGTCAGGTGATGGGCGGCCTGGCCGAGGACGGCAGGCCGCGCAGCTCTGCGGTGTGTGAACTCGAGCTGGAATTGGTGCAGGGCCGTGTCGAAGATCTGGTCGAGATCGCGCGGGGCTGGTGCGAACGCCATGGCCTCTGGCTCAGCACCTTGTCCAAGGCCGAACGCGGACAACGGCTGGCGCACGCGGCGGATCAAGGCTACGCGGTGCGGGCAGAACCGCCGCAGCTGGCCGGCAAGACCGGGGCCCAGGTATCGGGCCCGGCTTTCCAGCGCGCCGTGCTGGCCGCGTGCCTGGCCCAGGTGTTGCCCAACGCGAGCGAGCTGGCCTCGGGTAACACCGATGCCGAGGTGGTGCACCAGTTGCGCGTGGGCATCCGCCGTCTGCGCACCGCCTTGCGCGAATTGGGCGCATTCGCGCCGGAACCCGCCCCGCAGTTCGACGCGAGCTGGGAGCCCGCGTTGACCGCGGTGTTCCGCCGCCTCGGTGCGCAGCGCGACACCGCATTGCTGCTCACCGAAATGGCGCCGAGACTGAAGGCGGCCGGTGCGCCGGAGATCCGCATCCCCAGGTCCGGCACCAAGGCGGTGGACATCCGTGCGGTGGTGCGTGCCGTGTCGTTCCAGGTGGCGCTGGTGGGCTTGATTGGTTTGGCCGCGCCGACAGATCAGCCCGCGCCAGGCGGTGATGACGATCTCCGACGCCTGCTCAAAAAACGCCTGCGCAAGCTGCAGCATCAATTGCTGGCCGACGGTGCGCGTTTCGAATCGCTGCCGGTGTCCGCGCAGCACCGCATGCGCAAGCGGCTCAAGCGGCTGCGCTACCTAGCCGAATTCGCCGCGCCGCTGTTCGATGCGAAGGCGGCCGCGCACGACATCGCCCATCTCGAGCCGGCGCAGGATGCGCTCGGCGCCTTCAACGACGCGAACGTCGCGCTGGCGCGCTACCGCGAAGCGGCGGTGAAGGATCCAGGTGCGTGGTTCGCCGTCGGCTGGCTGGTCGCGCAGCAGGGCCGCATGGCGCGTGCCTGCCGCAAGGCGTTGCAGCGGTTGGGCAAGCTGCACGGGTTCTGGGATAAGGCCGGCGGCGGATAA